One Pagrus major chromosome 11, Pma_NU_1.0 genomic region harbors:
- the lmo4b gene encoding LIM domain transcription factor LMO4b, with translation MVNPGGSSQPPPVGTGSLSWKRCAGCGGKIADRFLLYTMDSYWHSRCLKCSCCQAQLGEIGTSCYTKSGMILCRNDYIRLFGNSGACSACGQSIPASELVMRAQGNVYHLKCFTCSTCRNRLVPGDRFHYINGSLFCEHDRPTALINGHLSSLQTNPLLPDQKVC, from the exons ATGGTGAATCCCGGAGGCAGCAGCCAGCCACCACCGGTGGGCACAGGTTCTCTGTCCTGGAAGCGGTGTGCAGGCTGCGGGGGCAAAATCGCAGACCGTTTCCTCCTTTACACCATGGACAGCTACTGGCACAGCCGATGCCTCAAGTGCTCCTGCTGCCAGGCCCAGCTGGGCGAAATCGGCACGTCGTGCTACACAAAAAGCGGCATGATCCTGTGCAGAAACGACTACATCAG ATTATTTGGAAACAGCGGAGCGTGCAGCGCTTGCGGTCAGTCCATTCCAGCCAGTGAACTGGTGATGAGGGCGCAGGGCAACGTGTACCATCTCAAG TGTTTCACATGTTCCACCTGCCGGAACCGGCTCGTCCCCGGGGATCGGTTCCACTACATCAACGGCAGCCTGTTCTGCGAACACGACAGACCCACAGCACTCATCAACGGCCATTTGAGTTCACTGCAGACGAACCCACTACTGCCCGATCAGAAG GTGTGTTAG